The DNA window GCAAAGTTGCGCCGCAGATCCCGGTCCTCACCGAGCACCACCCACGCCAAACTGTGGTGTCTCGGGACATCGCTGACACTTTTGTCTTGGGACATCGCTGACACTCATGGTGCCGGTTTGGGCTCGCGAGTGCGATAGGTACGGGTGTTTGGTTCGGCGGGTTGGTGGTAGCGGGCGGGGTCGGCGGTGAATGCGCGGACGAGTCGGTTGCCGCTGAAGATCGCGATGTGGTCACCGTCGCGGATGACGTCGCATTCGTGGCCGGCCCAGCGCAGGCCGACGTTGATCCTGTAGGGCGCAGCGCACACGTAGCCCGACTGCTCGCCGACGGTGTGGTGGCTGACGAACACGGGTGCGGGAAGTGGGCGGTCGGCTGGGCGGGCCTTGGCGGTGGCGTGAAACGCCTCGGCCGGGGTGGCTCCACGCAGCGCACGGTGGGGCCGTTGGTGGTTGTAGAAGCTGCGGAACTCCTCGAGCAGGTCGTTGAGTTCGGCGACGGTGGCCGCCGGGTCCCGCGCGGACAGCCACTTCTTCAGTGTCTGCCAGAACCGCTCGATCTTGCCGCAGGTCTGCGGATGAAACGGTGCCGAGTTGATCGTGCGCACACCAAGGGCGCGCAGGTTGATCTCGAACGCCGATTCATGCGCATGGAATCTACCGGTGTAGACGATTCCGTTGTCCGACAACGACATCGACGGTATCCCCACACTCGTCGATACCAGCCATGATGACCGACCAGACGAGGTCACCGTCGGCGTCGCCGGCATCGGCGCGCAACCCCACGGCATAGCGGGAGTGGTCATCGAGGCTGCCCGCGATGGCCACCGCACTGCCACCGGCAAGCCACCATCCGGTCCAATCTGACTGCCAGCATTCATTGGGCCGCGCGAACACGAACCGCTTCGTCGCCGACTTCGGACGTTTCTGCGGCTGCGGGGTGATCAGCCCGCGGCGGGTCAGGATCTGCCACACCGTCGACGGCGACGGCACTGCCTGCACACCGTCGCGTTGCAATGACCACACGATCGATTGGGCGCCGTGATCTCGCCCCTGCTCGATCAACTGTTTGCGGCGGCGCACCACCAGGTCCTCGACCTCGGGGCAGGTCTGACCCGGCGAGGTCAATGGCCGTCGGGACCGATCCTGCAGCCCGTCGATCCCACCGTCACGGAAGCGCCCACGAAACTTGTAGAACGTCTGCCGACTGATGTGCTCGCGGCGACAGAACTCCGCCACGTTGTCCACTTGCCCGGCCAACGCCGCAGCCATCCGAATGTCCATTGCCGTCACCTTCTGGGCCATGAACCATCGTGGTCGAGGCCCTACTCAGGTGTCAGCGATGTCTCAAGACATACCGGTGTCAGCGATGTCCCCGAACAGGACACCACCCACGCCAAACCCATCAGCGCTGCCAGACCTGCCGCCAAGTCGAGGCGCATGATCCACGGCCCACCGAAGACGAGGGTGCCGAGGTCGACGATCAGCAGCACCACGAAGGCCCCGGCGAACCACATCACGAAGCCAGGGACCAGTCGCCCCGCCAGCGACATCTCGAAGACCGAATCCTTCATCAGCATCGTGGACGCCCGAGTGCTCGATGCTCCCCTCGACGTTCCCGCCGCGCTGACGGGCGGCCGGCGGCGCTTGACGGCGGCTGCCAGCGCTCTGATACCCACCCCTCTGCGCACCAGCAAGACGGCACCGATTCCGAGGATCAGGGTGAACATCGCGACCGGCAGCCAGCGGTACGGCGAGTCGCTGCCGAGGCTGGTGAACAACCCGAACATCACGACCGGGAAGCCGCACAGCGCTGCCAGTCCGTTGGCCGTCTGACTGCCGCTCAACCAGCGCGCCCACTGGTCCAGGTCGACGCCCTTCGGAAGCGTTCCGGCCCATAATGCCCGCCGGTATTCGGTCATCCGGTCGACGGAGCCGAACTTGCCGTGGACGCGGTGGTCTGCGACCGCGGTGAGCGCGGATCCCAACACGCATCCGAGGCCGACGGGCAGCGCTAGCCGCGCCGCGCTGTCGGAAGAAAGCAGACGCAGGATGAGACCCAGGTATCCCAGCCATCCGACGCCGATGATTGCGGCGCGCACGATCCGCGGCAGCCGGAACCATGTCGTCATCCGTTGAGTGTGGCCGATGAGTTCTGTCCTCGCTTCGGGTCTATCCGGTTATGCGCAACGACGTCTGGCCGCTCGTGCATGCTGAACGCGCGGCAACGATCGACGACCTCGCCCGCCTCGACACCGCACAGTGGGAGCAGCCCTCCCTATGTGCCGGATGGACCGTGCACGACGTGGTGGCCCACATGGTCGACGTCGCTCGCTCGACCCGAGTCGGCTTCGCCGTCGACATGCTCCGCGCGGGCTTCGACTTCGACCGGCAGAACACGCGCGGGGTCGAACGCGCGCGCGGCGCCACACCCGAAGAGACGTTGCAACGGCTCCGAGAGGCGGCGACGCGCACGTCGACCCCGATCGCACCGTTGAACACGCGGCTCGTCGAAGAGGTCGTCCACGGCGAGGATTTCCGTCGACCGCTGGGCATCAGCCATTCCTATTCGCAGGAAGCCGTCGTCCGCTCGCTGCGCCAACAAGTCGGAACCTCAACGACTTTCGGCGGTGCCAAGGAGCTGGTCGCCGGCGTGCGCTTGGTGGCCACCGACGCAGACCTGACCATCGGCGACGGCCTTGAGGTGACCGGGCCCGCGCTCGCGCTGTTGCTGACGGTCTCGGGCCGACGGGTTGCGCTCGACGAGCTCGACGGCCCGGGTGTCGCGACGCTGGCCTGATTCACGTCTGTGTGGTGATCAAGAACGCCAGGAAGGCCACATAGGCCGCGACCATCGCGCCGCCCTCGACCCGGCTCACTCGTCGACCGGTGATGAAGATCGGGATGCACACGAGGGCGACCGCCACCATGATCGGAATGTCGATGCGCACCAGCTGCGCCGGCAGCGCGAGACCGTGCGCGGGCACCAGGCAGGTGATGCCGAGGATCAACAGGATGTTGTAAATGCTGCTGCCGAGCAGATTCCCGATGGCGATGTCCCGCTCTCCGCGCAGCGTGGACACGATGGTGGTCACCAACTCGGGGGCCGACGTCCCGATGGCCACCACCGTGAGGCCGATGAGTGCATCGGAGACGTTGAATCCGCGTGCCATGCCGACGGCCGCGTCAACGAGGCGCTCGGCGCCGATCACGATGATCGCGATGCCGGCCACCGTCATGCCGATGTGCAATGCCGTGCGGTCCGGCGTCTGAGCTTTCGGGTAGGCGGTCGTGAATTCGGTTGTGACATCGCGGGTCTCGCGTCGCGCCGTACGCACCACCGCAAGGGTGTAGACGACGGCGCCGACGGTCAACACGGCGCCGTCGATCCGGGTGAGCACACCGTCGAGGACCAACAGCCACAGCAGGACTGCCGCCCCGGCCATCACCGGCAATTCGAACCGCAGCGTGCGCATCTGCAGCGCCAGCGGCAACAGCAGCGCGCTCAGCCCGAGGACGAGCAACAGGTTGACCACGTTGGTGCCCGCGATGTTGCCGACCGCCAGCGCACCGTTGCCGTCAACGGCGGAGACCACACCTACCGCGAGCTCGGGCATGCTCGTACCGATCGACACCACGGTCAGACCGATGACGATCGGGCTGATGCCGAACCGCGATGCGACCTTCGCACCACCCCGAACCATCACCTCGGCGCCCGCCACTAGGGCACCGAGGCCGACCAGGAACCACAACACGTTCGCCAACACCCCGTCGAGTGTGGGCTCGTGTCACGCGAAATGGACTCGAACCGTGCGGGTAACCCACGTTCGTCCAACGAAAAAGCCCCCGCACCTGGCGGGGGCTTCTCCGTTTCGATCCGTATTGCTCTAGCGGTAGTCGCTGTAGCCGTAATCGTCCAACGGCACTGCGGCACCGGTCGCCTGACCGAAGTCCGGGCTGTAGTACTGATCCTCGTAGGACGGAAACGTGTACGCGGCGGCCCGAGCTTCCTCGGTCGGCTGGACCTGGATGTTGCGGTACCGGTTGATGCCGGTGCCGGCCGGGATCAGCTTGCCGATGATCACGTTCTCCTTCAGACCCTGCAGCTTGTCGCTGCGGCAGTTGATCGCCGCATCGGTAAGCACGCGCGTGGTCTCCTGGAACGACGCCGCCGACAGCCACGAATCCGTGGCCAGCGATGCCTTCGTGATACCCATCAGCACCGGACGACCCGCCGCGGGCTCGCCACCCTCGGCAACCACCCGACGGTTCGCGACCTCGAACTCGCCACGCTCGGTCAGCGAGCCGGGCAGGAACTCCGTCGCACCCGAATCGATGATCGTGACGCGACGCAGCATCTGCCGGACGATGACCTCGATGTGCTTGTCGTGGATCGACACACCCTGAGCCCGGTAGACCTCCTGGACCTCCTTGACGAGGTGGATCTGCACCTCGCGGGGGCCCTGGACACGCAGCACCTCGTGCGGATCCGCGGAGCCTTCCATCAGCTGCTGACCCACCTCGACGTGGTCGCCGTCGGAAAGCAGGCGCTCGGTGCCGTCGTCGTGCTTGAACACCTTCAGACGCTGACGACGAGACAGCTTTTCGTAGACCACTTCCTCGCCACCGTCATCCGGGATGATGGTGATCTTGTAGAAGCGCTCGCCCTCTTCGAGCTGCACGCGCCCGGTGACGTCGGCAATCGGCGCCTTGTCACGCGGAACGCGGGCCTCGAACAGCTCCTGCACGCGAGGCAGACCACCGACGATGTCGCTGCCGCCGGAAACGCCGCCCTGGTGGAACGTGCGCATGGTCAGCTGCGTGCCGGGCTCACCGATGGACTGCGCGGCCACGATGCCGACAGCCTCGCCGATGTCGACGAGCTTGCCGGTCGCCATCGAGCGGCCGTAGCACATCGCGCACACACCGGTGCCGGTCCCGCAGGTCAGCACGGAGCGGACCTTGACCTCGGTGATGCCCGCGTTCAGCAGTGCCTCGATCGCCGGGTCGCCCAGGTCGTGACCGCGCTCGACGATCACGTTGCCCTTGCCGTCGACGGCGTCGGTGGCCAGCGTCCGCGCGTAGGCGGACGTCTCGATGTGCTGATCGCGAACCAGCGTCTTGTCAACCAACTCGCCCAGCGTGATGTTCACGCCGCGCTCGGTCTCGCAGTCGGTCTCGCGAACGATGACGTCCTGGCTGACGTCCACCAGACGACGGGTCAGGTAACCCGAGTCAGCGGTGCGAAGTGCGGTGTCCGCCAGACCCTTACGGGCGCCGTGGGTGTTGATGAAGTACTCCAGCACCGTCAGGCCCTCGCGGAACGAGGACTTGATGGGACGCGGGATGAACTCACCCTTCGGGTTGGTCACCAGACCCTTCATGCCCGCAAGCGTGCGGGTCTGGGTCAGGTTGCCCGTGGCGCCCGACTTCACGATCGTGATGATCGGGTTGTCCTCGGGGTAGTAGGCCTCCAGAGCCTTACCGACCTCTTCGGTGGCGTCCTGCCAGATCTTCACCAACGCTTCGTTGCGCTCGTCGTGGTTGAGCGCGCCGCGCTGATACTGCTTCTCGATCCGGTCGGCCTCGAGCTCGTGACGCTCCAAGATCTCCTGCTTCTGCGGCGGCACCAGAACGTCGGCCATCGACACGGTGACACCCGAACGGGTGGCCCAGTAGAAGCCGGCGTCCTTGAGCTTGTCCACGGTCTGCGCGACGACGATCATCGGGTAGCGCTCGGCAAGATCGTTGACGATCCGCGCCTGCACCTTCTTGTGCATCTGCTCGTTGACGAACGCGTACGCGACCGGGAGCAGCTCGTTGAACAGCACCCGGCCCAGCGTGGTGTCGGCCGTCCAGGCATCGCCCGGCTTCCAACCGGCGTCGCCGAACAGTTCGGCTTCGATGTCGGCAGGCGGACGCTGCTGGGTCAGCCGCACGCGGATGTTGGCGCGAACACTGAGCGCACCGCGGTCCATCGCCATGATCGCCTCGGCCGGTGAGCTGTACACACCGAACTCCGGCCGGTCCTTGGCGGCGGGCACGTACTCGCCGGTGTCGCCCTCGATCATGGTGGTCAGGAAGTACAGACCCGTCACCATGTCCAGACGCGGCATGGCCAGGGGGCGGCCCGATGCCGGCGACAGGATGTTGTTCGACGACAGCATCAGGATGCGAGCCTCGGCCTGCGCCTCGGCACTCAGCGGCAAGTGCACCGCCATCTGGTCACCGTCGAAGTCGGCGTTGAACGCCTCACACACCAGCGGGTGCAGCTGAATTGCCTTGCCCTCCACCAGCTGCGGCTCGAAGGCCTGGATACCGAGGCGGTGCAGCGTCGGTGCGCGGTTCAGCAACACCGGGTGCTCGCCGATGACCTCTTCGAGGACATCCCACACCTGGGGACGCTGACGCTCGACCATGCGCTTGGCGCTCTTGATGTTCTGCGCATGGTTCAGGTCGACCAGACGCTTCATCACGAACGGCTTGAACAGCTCGAGTGCCATCAGCTTGGGCAGACCACACTGGTGCAGCTTGAGCTGCGGGCCCACCACGATGACCGAACGGCCCGAGTAGTCGACGCGCTTGCCGAGCAGGTTCTGACGGAACCGGCCCTGCTTGCCCTTGAGCAGATCGGACAGCGACTTGAGCGGACGGTTGCCCGGTCCGGTGACCGGACGGCCGCGGCGGCCGTTGTCGAACAGCGCGTCCACCGACTCCTGAAGCATGCGCTTCTCGTTGTTCACGATGATCTCGGGCGCACCCAGATCGATGAGTCGCTTCAACCGGTTGTTGCGGTTGATGACGCGGCGGTACAGATCGTTGAGGTCCGACGTGGCGAAGCGGCCACCGTCGAGCTGCACCATCGGGCGCAGCTCCGGCGGGATCACCGGAACCGCGTCGAGCACCATGCCCAACGGCGAGTTGCTGTTGGACTGGAACGCAGCAACGACCTTGAGACGCTTCAGCGCGCGAAGCTTCTTCTGGCCCTTGCCACTACGGATGACCTCGCGCAGCTCCTCGGCCTCGGCATCGATGTCGAAGGTCTCGATGAGCTTCTTGATGGCCTCCGCGCCCATGGCGCCGGTGAAGTACTCACCGTAACGATCGATGAGCTCGCGGTAGAGCACCTCGTCGACGATGAGCTGCTTGGGAGCCAGCTTGGTGAAGGTGGTCCAGATCTCGTCGAGCCGATC is part of the Mycolicibacterium tusciae JS617 genome and encodes:
- a CDS encoding maleylpyruvate isomerase family mycothiol-dependent enzyme, producing the protein MRNDVWPLVHAERAATIDDLARLDTAQWEQPSLCAGWTVHDVVAHMVDVARSTRVGFAVDMLRAGFDFDRQNTRGVERARGATPEETLQRLREAATRTSTPIAPLNTRLVEEVVHGEDFRRPLGISHSYSQEAVVRSLRQQVGTSTTFGGAKELVAGVRLVATDADLTIGDGLEVTGPALALLLTVSGRRVALDELDGPGVATLA
- a CDS encoding calcium/sodium antiporter; protein product: MLANVLWFLVGLGALVAGAEVMVRGGAKVASRFGISPIVIGLTVVSIGTSMPELAVGVVSAVDGNGALAVGNIAGTNVVNLLLVLGLSALLLPLALQMRTLRFELPVMAGAAVLLWLLVLDGVLTRIDGAVLTVGAVVYTLAVVRTARRETRDVTTEFTTAYPKAQTPDRTALHIGMTVAGIAIIVIGAERLVDAAVGMARGFNVSDALIGLTVVAIGTSAPELVTTIVSTLRGERDIAIGNLLGSSIYNILLILGITCLVPAHGLALPAQLVRIDIPIMVAVALVCIPIFITGRRVSRVEGGAMVAAYVAFLAFLITTQT
- a CDS encoding DNA-directed RNA polymerase subunit beta', translating into MLDVNFFDELRIGLATADDIRNWSFGEVKKPETINYRTLKPEKDGLFCEKIFGPTRDWECYCGKYKRVRFKGIICERCGVEVTRAKVRRERMGHIELAAPVTHIWYFKGVPSRLGYLLDLAPKDLEKIIYFAAYVITAVDDEMRHNELSTLEAEMVVEKKAVEDQRDADLEARAQKLEADMKELEDEGAKSDVKRKVRDGGEREMRQLRDRAQRELDRLDEIWTTFTKLAPKQLIVDEVLYRELIDRYGEYFTGAMGAEAIKKLIETFDIDAEAEELREVIRSGKGQKKLRALKRLKVVAAFQSNSNSPLGMVLDAVPVIPPELRPMVQLDGGRFATSDLNDLYRRVINRNNRLKRLIDLGAPEIIVNNEKRMLQESVDALFDNGRRGRPVTGPGNRPLKSLSDLLKGKQGRFRQNLLGKRVDYSGRSVIVVGPQLKLHQCGLPKLMALELFKPFVMKRLVDLNHAQNIKSAKRMVERQRPQVWDVLEEVIGEHPVLLNRAPTLHRLGIQAFEPQLVEGKAIQLHPLVCEAFNADFDGDQMAVHLPLSAEAQAEARILMLSSNNILSPASGRPLAMPRLDMVTGLYFLTTMIEGDTGEYVPAAKDRPEFGVYSSPAEAIMAMDRGALSVRANIRVRLTQQRPPADIEAELFGDAGWKPGDAWTADTTLGRVLFNELLPVAYAFVNEQMHKKVQARIVNDLAERYPMIVVAQTVDKLKDAGFYWATRSGVTVSMADVLVPPQKQEILERHELEADRIEKQYQRGALNHDERNEALVKIWQDATEEVGKALEAYYPEDNPIITIVKSGATGNLTQTRTLAGMKGLVTNPKGEFIPRPIKSSFREGLTVLEYFINTHGARKGLADTALRTADSGYLTRRLVDVSQDVIVRETDCETERGVNITLGELVDKTLVRDQHIETSAYARTLATDAVDGKGNVIVERGHDLGDPAIEALLNAGITEVKVRSVLTCGTGTGVCAMCYGRSMATGKLVDIGEAVGIVAAQSIGEPGTQLTMRTFHQGGVSGGSDIVGGLPRVQELFEARVPRDKAPIADVTGRVQLEEGERFYKITIIPDDGGEEVVYEKLSRRQRLKVFKHDDGTERLLSDGDHVEVGQQLMEGSADPHEVLRVQGPREVQIHLVKEVQEVYRAQGVSIHDKHIEVIVRQMLRRVTIIDSGATEFLPGSLTERGEFEVANRRVVAEGGEPAAGRPVLMGITKASLATDSWLSAASFQETTRVLTDAAINCRSDKLQGLKENVIIGKLIPAGTGINRYRNIQVQPTEEARAAAYTFPSYEDQYYSPDFGQATGAAVPLDDYGYSDYR